A single region of the Sorex araneus isolate mSorAra2 chromosome 7, mSorAra2.pri, whole genome shotgun sequence genome encodes:
- the RGS13 gene encoding regulator of G-protein signaling 13 — protein sequence MSRRNCWICKRCRDESNQPPSNLTLEEVLQWAQSLDKLMTTKYGPIIYAAYLKMEHSDENIKFWMDCETYKKIDSRWSRISRAKKLYKIYIQPQSPREINIDSSTRENITKNLQEATQMCFEEAQKIVYMHMERDSYPRFLKSEMYQKLLKTIQSNNNS from the exons atgaGCAGGAGGAATTGTTGGATTTGTAAGAGGTGCAGAGATGAATCAAACCAGCCCCCTTCAAA tCTCACTTTGGAGGAAGTCTTGCAGTGGGCCCAATCTCTTGACAAGCTGATGACAACAAAAT ATGGTCCCATCATTTATGCAGCATACTTAAAGATGGAGCACAGTGATGAGAATATTAAATTCTGGATGGATTGTGAAACCTATAAGAAAATTGACTCTCGGTGGAGCCGAATTTCGAGGGCAAAGAAGCTTTATAAGATTTATATCCAGCCGCAGTCCCCCAGAGAG attaACATTGACAGCTCAACAAGAGAAAATATCACCAAGAATCTTCAAGAAGCCACTCAAATGTGTTTTGAAGAGGCTCAAAAAATAGTGTATATGCATATGGAGAGGGATTCCTACCCCAGGTTTCTGAAGTCAGAAATGTACCAGAAACTTTTGAAGACTATTCAGTCCAACAACAATTCCTGA